In Populus nigra chromosome 1, ddPopNigr1.1, whole genome shotgun sequence, one genomic interval encodes:
- the LOC133693738 gene encoding peroxidase A2-like, which translates to MHISKAIVAAFFFVVLLGGTLACGQLTPTFYDQTCPNVSSIIRDVITETLVSDPRIGASLIRLHFHDCFVNGCDGSLLLDNTDTIVSEKEAGGNNNSARGFEVVDRMKALLESACPATVSCADILTIAAEESVVLAGGPNWTVPLGRRDSTTASRDAANAFLPAPFFTLDQLRESFTNVSLNNNTDLVALSGAHTFGRAKCSTFDFRLFDFNSTGAPDQSLNTTLLADLQELCPQGGNGSVITDLDLTTPDAFDSNYYSNLQGNQGLLQTDQELFSTPGADDVIALVNAFSANQTAFFESFAESMIRMGNLSPLTGTEGEIRLNCRVVNANLAGPDSMLVSSI; encoded by the exons atgcATATTTCTAAGGCTATTGTTGCagcttttttctttgtagttttGCTTGGAGGAACATTGGCTTGTGGCCAGCTTACTCCAACATTTTATGACCAGACATGTCCAAATGTGAGCAGCATTATCCGTGATGTCATTACGGAGACATTGGTATCCGATCCTCGGATTGGAGCCAGCCTCATCAGGCTCCACTTCCATGACTGCTTTGTTAAT ggcTGTGATGGTTCGCTTTTGTTGGACAATACTGATACTATAGTGAGCGAAAAGGAAGCCGGAGGGAACAACAACTCTGCAAGAGGTTTTGAAGTTGTTGATAGAATGAAGGCTTTGTTGGAGAGTGCCTGTCCTGCTACTGTTTCCTGTGCTGATATACTCACTATTGCAGCTGAAGAATCTGTTGTCTTG GCAGGAGGTCCAAATTGGACAGTTCCATTAGGAAGAAGAGATAGCACAACAGCAAGCCGAGATGCAGCAAATGCTTTCCTTCCAGCCCCTTTTTTCACCCTTGATCAACTCAGAGAGAGCTTCACTAATGTCAGCCTTAATAATAATACTGATTTGGTAGCTCTATCTG GTGCTCACACATTTGGAAGGGCAAAATGTTCTACATTCGACTTCCGATTGTTTGATTTCAACAGCACCGGTGCTCCTGACCAATCACTGAACACAACTCTTCTAGCAGATCTTCAGGAATTATGTCCCCAAGGTGGAAATGGGAGTGTGATAACAGATCTTGATCTCACAACACCTGATGCCTTTGACAGTAACTACTACTCCAATCTGCAAGGTAACCAAGGCCTGCTTCAGACTGATCAAGAACTGTTTTCAACTCCTGGGGCAGATGATGTCATTGCACTTGTTAACGCTTTCAGTGCTAATCAAACAGCTTTCTTTGAAAGCTTTGCGGAGTCCATGATAAGAATGGGAAATCTCAGCCCTCTGACAGGAACTGAAGGAGAGATCAGATTGAACTGCAGGGTAGTCAATGCAAACCTGGCTGGGCCAGATAGCATGCTTGTTAGCTCAATTTGA
- the LOC133690462 gene encoding peroxidase A2-like translates to MHLSKAIVAAFFFVVLLGGTLARGQLTPTFYDQTCPNVSSIIRDVITETLVSDPRIAASLIRLHFHDCFVNGCDGSLLLDNTDTIESEKEAAGNNNSARGFEVVDRMKALLESACPATVSCADILTIAAEESVVLAGGPNWTVPLGRRDSTTASRAAANASLPAPFLPLDQLRESFTNVGLNNNSDLVALSGAHTFGRARCSTFDFRLYNFSSTGAPDPSLDTTLLAALQELCPQGGNESVITDLDLTTPDAFDSNYYSNLQGNRGLLQTDQELFSTPGADDLIALVNAFSANQTAFFESFVESMIRMGNLSPLTGTEGEIRLNCRVVNANLAGPDSMLVSSI, encoded by the exons ATGCATCTTTCTAAGGCTATTGTCGCagcttttttctttgtagttttGCTTGGAGGAACATTGGCTCGTGGCCAGCTTACTCCAACATTTTATGACCAGACATGTCCGAATGTGAGCAGCATTATCCGTGATGTCATTACGGAGACATTGGTATCCGATCCTCGGATTGCAGCCAGCCTCATCAGGCTCCACTTCCATGACTGCTTTGTTAAT ggcTGTGATGGTTCGCTTTTGTTGGACAATACTGATACTATAGAGAGCGAAAAGGAAGCCGCAGGGAACAACAATTCTGCAAGAGGTTTTGAAGTTGTTGATAGAATGAAGGCTTTGTTGGAGAGTGCCTGTCCTGCTACTGTTTCCTGTGCTGATATACTCACTATTGCAGCTGAAGAATCTGTTGTCTTG GCAGGAGGTCCAAATTGGACAGTTCCATTAGGAAGAAGAGATAGCACAACAGCAAGCCGAGCTGCAGCAAATGCTTCCCTTCCAGCCCCATTTTTACCCCTTGATCAACTCAGAGAGAGCTTCACTAATGTCGgccttaataataatagtgatttgGTAGCTCTATCTG GTGCTCACACATTTGGGAGGGCACGATGTTCTACGTTCGACTTCCGATTGTATAATTTCAGCAGCACCGGTGCTCCTGACCCATCATTGGACACAACTCTTCTAGCAGCTCTTCAGGAATTATGTCCCCAAGGTGGAAATGAGAGTGTGATAACAGATCTTGATCTCACAACACCTGATGCCTTTGACAGTAACTACTACTCCAATCTGCAAGGTAACCGAGGCTTGCTTCAGACTGATCAAGAACTGTTTTCAACTCCAGGGGCAGATGATCTCATTGCACTTGTTAACGCTTTCAGTGCTAATCAAACAGCTTTCTTTGAAAGCTTTGTGGAGTCCATGATAAGAATGGGAAATCTTAGCCCTCTTACAGGAACTGAAGGAGAGATCAGATTGAATTGCAGGGTAGTAAATGCAAACTTGGCTGGGCCAGATAGCATGCTTGTTAGCTCAATTTGA